In a genomic window of Nitrososphaerales archaeon:
- a CDS encoding type II toxin-antitoxin system VapC family toxin translates to MKGRLFDASAVVNIMVNRGSEATKFLKNHRILDLTIYEVGNSIWKLCYLEKITYDEACKFLRLFLSLAQHMTILSIDGIEENVKKHSVEKGLTFYDASYVAVSENQNLLLVTDDDGLAKVASKHGKVMTSDDL, encoded by the coding sequence ATGAAAGGTAGACTGTTCGACGCAAGTGCTGTTGTTAATATCATGGTAAATAGGGGTTCAGAGGCAACAAAATTTCTTAAAAATCACAGAATATTAGACTTGACTATTTACGAAGTTGGAAATTCAATATGGAAACTATGCTATTTAGAAAAGATCACCTATGATGAAGCGTGTAAATTCTTAAGGTTATTTTTATCACTTGCACAGCACATGACAATTCTTTCCATCGATGGAATTGAAGAAAATGTGAAGAAACATTCTGTAGAAAAGGGTCTAACTTTCTATGACGCATCCTACGTCGCTGTGTCGGAGAATCAAAATCTGTTGCTGGTCACAGATGATGATGGGTTAGCAAAAGTCGCATCAAAACATGGTAAGGTTATGACATCAGACGACCTTTGA